gggttttatttatacgcttccgctaaacaatgataacttacttatgtttttggaacacctttcatatggattgggtttggtttaatagcaattacttttactatatatattgttctatatgattggtggcttgatcctggtcagtcacgctcccaagcggtgatactccgcaggtggattttgggggtgtgacacggagTCACTTGTCTACACATATATTCCGCCTCAGAAGGGTTAATAGTAGCCGAGAATATGTCTCGATCGACTCGGTTTGCCATGCTCCCATCCGAACCCAAAAAATTTCTAAAGTGATTGACTAGCGCCGTTGAAACTTCATTCCCTTCATACACATTTCCAGAGATATCTTTAATAACATTTATTTTATTAACATGATTACGACATTTTACCACATTGTGAAAAAACGTTGTATTCAAATCTCCAGCTTCAAGCCATTTTTGTTTAGCCTTCTGTTTTAAAAACCTCTCTTCATCTAACGTAGCCTCCAAGTATTTCTTCACACAAATCGACTCAGCTTCTTTAATTTTTAAGTTGAAAGGATCCGCATCCAATATACTCTGCAATGACTCCATTTCCGCTTTCAATTCAGTCACCTTTTTATGAATGTTACCTTGTTTCATGAGAAGCAGTCGTAAAGGATGTTTCAGCCCTCTTAGCTTCTTGACTACAAGAAACATCGGAACCCCCATAACCTCCATAGCCCATCCATTCGTAACCACATCCAAAAACTCCTTCTTATGAGCCAACAAGTTAGTAAACTTGAATGGCTTAGGTTTATTCTTTTCGGCCTCAATAATTTTAAGCAAAGCTGGAGAATGATCCGAGATTCCATTAGGCAAGAACACCCCACAAGCATCCACAAACCTATCCACAAAACTGACATTCACCAAAATTCTGTCCAATTTCTTTCTAATTCCAATCCCCTTCTTTGGGCACTGACTCCAAGTGTAATGCATGCCATGAGCTCGAACGTCAAATACTTCAAGATAATTAACACATTCAATAAAATCCTTCATAGCACTATTCACATTCGATGACCCCATACACGTATCATCTAAATTCAGCCCAACATTAAAATCCCCCATGATCACCCACGGGTTCAACTGAGCCGGTCCTTTATGCATTTTCAGCGACTCCCATAGTTGTTTCCTTTCTTTTTCATTATTACTAGCATAAACAAAAGAGACATTTACCATAGCATTGTCTTTTTTGAACCGGACTTGTACATGAACAACTTGATTAGTAGCGTGCAGAACTACTAACTCTACATTATCCACATTGCATCCAACAATAACTCGCGTACCTTTATCACACAAAGTACCATTCGATGTCCAATCCCAATTAttaaacacctttttacacaccTTTTCCAAATTAGCAACCTGAACATGAGATTCCAATATCGCTAAAACTTGCAAGCTATTATCCCTTACAAATTTTTGAACCTCCTTTTGTTTGAGGGTGTGGTTCAAACCCCTCACATTCCAAGCCGCAACACTATCCATTAATAACCTCCTGATCAGGTGTGCTTGCACCTGTATTATTTAAGTTACCTGGATTTGGATCATCCATGAAATTGTATCCTCCCACCTTCGAACTCAATCTAACCTCATCATTCTCGGATCCCCATTCATCCCCCATATCATTCAAAGCATCCATGTAATTTGAATTTGTATTGTTCacttgtaaatatatattttacttccaaaaatatatatttgtatatGTAATATGTGAAGATCAATAAGTgttaaaaataaacttatttttaactTATCCAAAAAATGAGACTTATATTATTgtccaaaaataaatataagtaatttgttaaataatattttcaatattTTTGTGCAAGTATACTTAGAGAAGTATACTTGTATTTTTTTGTAAATACTTGTATATTTtacattatttgtcaaaaatcaattctttgatttttaatactttccggaattatatttcttaaaaataacatttttttaagattagcttgatatatatatatatatatataggtaaagtgtactgtacaatattgcttatcgtacattacgtacgcttcaatctcagccgtcagatcatcttcccgcattttaaaatcgcatgttgttttttttataacaatttcgcatgtgataattttttatGAATTCACATgttttttttgtaccaatttcgcatgtgataattttgatgaaatagcatgttgtttttttataacaatttcgcatgtgataatttttgatgaattcgcatgttgtttttttgtaccaatttcgcatgtgacaattttgatgaaatagcatgttgttttttgtagcaatttcgcatgtggtaattttgatgaaatcgcatgttaaaaaaccaacatgcgaaattgttacaaaaaaacaacatgcgaattcaatgcgggaagatgatcggacggctgagattgtagcgtacataatgtacgataagagcatttgtacgttaacctaaccctatatatatatatacacacactttgTTGTGCTTGttataaaatacatatttatttttgtcattttccgaTTTTGTATGATTTCCATTACTTGGTAGTaattatatatataggggaaggttcatttgagaagaaattttaattgataagaaaaagaacaaagggtaattttgtaaaacattaaatagttttttcacttatctcatttattattattttactaattaattagtcataaagactattatcctccacactaactttttttgcctacacacatcaaaagttatcccacatatttcgaaattcatcctacatgttgaaatttatcctTCACAATtcgtaatttatcttacacaactcgtaatttatcctacactttaaattattttattttatttcttttgaaaatatatattttaaagatAAGTTAtaaaaaatttaatgtagttagctattaaaaaggaagactacacATTAATGACCTATGttgatttaccaatgtacccttacagtaatattaaatacttatcttaaatgaagtaaaataaaacattcttattggttgaaatttcttcttttttcttcttacaaaaaatttcttctgatttgaactctccactatatatatagaaaacccactttaatttagaaaacccgggaaactcaaaactcccgatgtttttttttcttgaaaaaaattacacatgttatatacatgtttttaagggttttgggcaaaaaaaatcaaaaaagcgccgagtagatatttaaaaaaaaaataaacaagttttggtataacacatgttacaaatatgtcagatgaatgtaacatgtgttacaccaaaacttgtttattttttttaaaaaatatctactcggcgcttttttaattttttttttttgcccaaaacccttaaaaacatgtatataacatgtgtaaattttttcaagaaaaaaaaaacatcgggaactttga
The Helianthus annuus cultivar XRQ/B chromosome 6, HanXRQr2.0-SUNRISE, whole genome shotgun sequence genome window above contains:
- the LOC110923858 gene encoding uncharacterized protein LOC110923858, whose product is MDSVAAWNVRGLNHTLKQKEVQKFVRDNSLQVLAILESHVQVANLEKVCKKVFNNWDWTSNGTLCDKGTRVIVGCNVDNVELVVLHATNQVVHVQVRFKKDNAMVNVSFVYASNNEKERKQLWESLKMHKGPAQLNPWVIMGDFNVGLNLDDTCMGSSNVNSAMKDFIECVNYLEVFDVRAHGMHYTWSQCPKKGIGIRKKLDRILVNVSFVDRFVDACGVFLPNGISDHSPALLKIIEAEKNKPKPFKFTNLLAHKKEFLDVVTNGWAMEVMGVPMFLVVKKLRGLKHPLRLLLMKQGNIHKKVTELKAEMESLQSILDADPFNLKIKEAESICVKKYLEATLDEERFLKQKAKQKWLEAGDLNTTFFHNVGDKSHVFSSHTKVTTPEVVTDYRPISCCNVVYKAISKILTARILEGLKGIISENQSAFVPGRRISDNVMLTQELMHNYHRQSGPPRCAMKVDIQKAYDTVDWRFLRDVLHGFGFNQRFILWIMECITTTSFSISVNGNVHGYFKGKRGLRQGDPMSPYLFTMVMEILTLILNKAAELDSSFRFHNKCEKQMIINVCFADDLFLFARGDVGSVKVVMRSLKQFEEASGLVPSNAKSTIFYFNVPVLTRTRISSLVPFDERKLPIRYLGVPLLASRLLIKDCKVLVERMSNRINDWKNRFLSFAGRLQLILSVLSSIHVYWASVLFYRLVS